In Syntrophomonadaceae bacterium, the DNA window AGGCAACGGTCTCTTCGCTGGTCCAGCTTTGGAAGCCCTGGCCCGTCTTAAAACCAAGTTCATTTCTAGCTACTTTCGCTTCTAACAACGGTGATGCGTCCGGAGAGTTCTCCAGGTGTTTCAGGATGTACTTGTGGATGGCCAAGGTTAAATCGAGACCTACCATATCCGCAGTTTCTATTGGCCCCAGCACCGGCAGCCTCATCCCAAAACCGTACTTGATGCACTCGTCCACCGTTTCTGCGTCCGCAATGCCTTTTTCGACAATTGAAATTGCTTCCCGCCAGAGCGCGTGCTGCAGCCTGTTGCCAACAAACCCTGGCACGTCTTTGTTCACCCGCACAGGGTGTTTGCCAACCATTTTCAGCAATTTAACTGTTTCGTCCATCGCTTGATCCGAGGTGTTTTCTGTTTTAATTACTTCAACCAGGGGAACGAGAAAAGGCGGATTCCAGAAATGCGCCCCTAAAATTCTTTCCTGACATCTGGTTTTTGCTCCGATCTCCGCAATACTCATCACCGAAGTATTGGTGGCCAAAACCGTTTCCACCGGGCAAACGGAATCCATCTGGCGGAAAATCTGTTGTTTCAATTCCAGATCCTCAAATACACACTCAATAACGAATTGAACGTCTGTTAGCGCCAGTTCAAAGTCCATAATCGGGTGGATTTTTCCGAGGATTGTTTCCATTTCGGCAAGATTTCCAATGCCGCTTTTTGCCATCATTTCCAGGTTGTTACGAATGCCGGCCAAAGCCTTGGGCAAAGCTCCCTCCATAGCATCATAGAGTTTTACATGATACCCCTTGGAAGCAAAGACCAGCGCGATCCCGCTGCCCATCATCCCGGCTCCGATTATGGCTACATTCTGAACACTTCTGGCTTCCACTGCTACCCCTCCTCAAGTTAAATCAGCCTGCGTGAGACCCTCCGTCCACATACAGAATATGACCGGTTACCATTTCTGCAGCATTTGAGGCAAGGAACACGGTAGCGCCAATGAAATCTTCCGGCTCTGCCGCCCGTCCCCACGGGATTCTCTCCATAAAGATTTTGTACAGCTTCTCATCTTCCAGAACCTGTTTGGTCAATGGCGTCCAAAAGATGCACGGCGCTACGGAATTTACGTTGATGCGATGCTTTGCCCATTCAATTGCCAGCTGCCTTGTCATCAAGTGCACAGCCCCTTTACTGGTCCCATACCCGGCATACCCTCCTGGATGCCCCAATAACCCTCTGATTGAAGAGACTGTGATTATTTTACCTCCCGTTTTTTGCTCAATCATTTTTTTCCCAACTGTTTTGCAGCAGATAAAGGTCCCTTTGACATTGATGTCCATAATTTTTTGCCACTCAGCAACGGGAAATTCTTCTGCGGGGAACCGGCTGGCGATACCAGCAGCCGCAACCAGAATATCTATCTTGCCAAAGGCCGCAACAGTCTTGGCCACCATTTCCTTAACGCTATCCTCATCAGCCACGTCGCACGAAACAGCCATGGCGCGTTTTCCCAGTTTTTCTACCTCCAAAGCAGTATCTTCCAAACTTGCCAGGGTCCTGCTGGTAACCACTATATCAGCGCCATATGCTGCCAATCCGATGGCAGCAGCCCTGCCGAAACCACCTGAACCACCTGTAACAACTGCAACCTTTCCGTTTAAGTCGAACAGCCCTTTAATATCCCCCAGGCCTTTTGTTGCTCTCATAATTTTCTCTCCCTCAAGATAGTTTTTGTTTAAGCAGGATAGTTGTAAATTACCAGCATGCTTGCCGGTTGATTGGTTTTATTAATAATTTCTCTGCCTTCTAAGGGAGCGATATGGATCGAATCCCATTTTCTTAAAGTAAATTCTTCAGCTTCAGATTTAACGGTAAGTTCTCCATCCAGGATAAAATACACTTTATCACCAGGCGGATGAGCAAAATCGGCCCCGCCACCGGGCAGGAAATGAGAAAGTCCGATCCAAAAACTCTGGCAATTAGTCTCCTCACGACCATGCAGTTTTAGTGCCACCATTTTGGAGTGGCCCGGGGCTTCATATGGTTCGACGTCTTGCAGTTCCACTTTTTTCATATCTTTAGCAAACCTCCTTTCAGCCTAGGTTGTTTTTATTTTCTTATGCAATATACATGCCAAAAAAGTTCTTAATATTAATGAAGGATTAGAAACAGCTGGTAATACATTTATGCATTGATTTTTCCTGCCTGGCTTTTAAACAGTTCAAACTAACTCCCCTTGTCAATGCAATTTTTAATCACATTAATCCATTGTTGTATCAAAATCAAGGGCCGCCCCGTTTGAGGCGACCCCTTGGCCCTGATGTTTTCCCCTAATGTCTGTCGCGATAATTTTTTTTAGAAAATGAATACCGGTCAATACCAATGATATTGCATTTTAGAGTGCCCGCAAAAAGTTACAGATAGCCTCATTAACGGCCTGGGGCTGCTCCAGCATGGCCATGTGGGCTGTTCCCGGCAGCAATAACAGTTTCGCCGCCGCAATGTTTTCCGCCAGGTACCGGGAATAATTGACCGGGGTCGCCAGATCGTCCAGGCCGCAGATTACCAAGGTGGGGGTGACAATATCTCCCAGCCGGGACATGACATCGAACCGGTCGCAGGCCAGGAAATCGGCATACCTCACCGCCGGATCTAAAGCCATGGCTTCCTCTACTCCCTTTTCCACCAGCTCAGGCGGTGCTGCGGGCGAATAGGACATCCGGGCCCATTCCGCCCGGAATTCCCCGTTGCGATAACTCTCCAGCCTGGCCGGATCGACTTTAAGCTTGGCGCCTGTGCTCACCAGGATTAACCCTGTTAAACAGGATTGGTAGGTCAGGGCAAAATCCAGGGCAATGGCGCCACCCATGGAATGTCCGGCCAGGACGAACTTTTTCAGCCCCAGGCTGTCTGCGAACTGTTTTACCCACTCCCGGTATAAAAAAACCTGATCACAGGGCTGCCCGCCGGACAAACCGTGCCCCGGCAGATCCAAGGCAAAGGGGGAGTAGTCGCCGGCCAGGGCCTTGACCTGGTGGCGCCAGCGGCTGCTATTCCCGCCTGCGCCATGCACCAGTACTATTTTTTGCTCCCGCCCTGGTTCGCTCTCGCCGGGATCGTAGAAAATATTCACTCCGCTAACATTAACTGTAGGCATCCCATCACCTCCTGACAGATTATTTTGATTCTTTGCCAGGGGACATGGTTGTTGACAATTGTTTCTAGGCATTAAAATACATTAAGTTGCCCTAAACCGGATGATGTCGTCAATAACCCCGTCCCCTCGACAACCACTCGACAACCATTGTTAGTGTTGAACCGGCTCTGGCAAGTATTTTGCTTTAGGCATCGTTTCTGGCTAAACGCCGTTGAAAGTAGATGAAAATCGGTAGAGGAATAGCGATCCATCCAAAACTCTTAACCAGAGCATTTTTTGCTCTTGCACTTTGTCTTTCTTTTTCTGCTGCCACCATTGCATTATATCTTTCTTTTAACTCTTCTTCAGAAAGATTGGCTTCTTGAGGGACTTCGCCAGGGACACGTGGCTTTTCATGGCCCCAACGCTTAAAGTCCTCGAAAGATTGAAAGTGTGGCTGAGGGGCAACGATATCCGCAATCGCCATGAACATCCCTACACTCCCGCCAATAGTCATCATCAACGTAGCAAACAGCACTAAATATATATAAACATGCTTAATCATTTCTGCTCCCCTTTCTTTGGATTGAACCTTCACTCCGGCGACCGCCATAATAACCAGTATAACCAGTACTATAATTACAGCCACCACTAACAATGATAACGAACCAGCCATTTTTCATCTCTTTTCTGCTCTCAGCCGGATTGTAATTGGAGCTTCACCGCACTGCCCATAAGAGCGTCATTATTGTGCGTTATTATTTTGATAATTATCTATAAGCCGAACAAAAGGCATATCGTTTCTCACAGAGTTATATAGTCGGCGATCTGCCGTAACTAGTTCGCTTCCCATGAGCTTAGCGGATATAATATAGGAAGCATCATAAGATGATATGTTGAATTTGCTGCAGATATAAAATATTTCCAATGGGTGATTTTCTATATCCACCCATTTTATCTGTAAACCTGACAATTCCTCAACCAATTTTTCGAGGTTCTCTTGACTTATCCTGCCGCGCCTTTTAGCTATAAGACAGGAATTCAGCAATTCCAAAATAATTAAACTGGGGCCGTAAAAGTCAACTTTACCCAGAGCATAATCTTTCATCAGCAGTTTGGCTTGATCCGAGGCTTCATCGGGAAATACCGCACACAATATTGCACTTGCGTCTGCTACGATATTCAAATTATTCACTTCTTTCAAGTTCAGCTTTAGATGCTGTATAAACCTCTTTTGCAGTGATTCCCGAGTCCTTTAAAGTATTGGCTAACTCTTGTAAAGCGATATAACTTTTTATGCGGTTTAAGCTGATATATTCGCTATAAGGCAATATAGCTGCGACAGGTTCACCCTTTTTTTTGATCACTATGCTTTGATGTTCTTCCACCTGGCGCACCAGTTCAAGAAACTTTTTCTTTGCATCGCCTACATTGACATTTAACACAAATGAGCACCTCCCTTGACTATATTATATGACCATTATAATATAAAGGCAAGAGGGTTGCCAAGGGGGTTGGGTTGCCCGAAGGGACTGGGGTTGCCCGAAGGGACGGGGTTATTGACAACACCTTCCGGTTTAGGGCAACTTAGATTGGGATGAGTATTTTTATGCCAGGAAATAAGTGTCAACAACCCCGTCCCCTCGACAACTGTGGACAGATATACTGTTGGCGTAGTCATGCGGCCGGAGGGTAACCGCCCCCGGCCGCATGAACCAATTTATTCGACAGTTACACTTTTGGCGAGATTTCTGGGTTTATCAACGTCGCAGTCCCGGCAGATAGCGGCGTAGTAGGCCAATAACTGCAGGGGCACCACGGTAAGGACCGGTGTGATCAGGGGGTTAGCCTCCGGCAGGTAGAAGACTTCGTCCACTGCTTTGGCGATTTCTTTGCTGCCCGGAAGTGTGAGGGCGGTGACATAGGCACCGCGGGCCTTAACCTCGGTGATGTTGCTGACCATTTTGTCATAGAGGTCGGGTTGGGTGGCCAGGGCAATTACCGGCA includes these proteins:
- a CDS encoding alpha/beta hydrolase, with the protein product MPTVNVSGVNIFYDPGESEPGREQKIVLVHGAGGNSSRWRHQVKALAGDYSPFALDLPGHGLSGGQPCDQVFLYREWVKQFADSLGLKKFVLAGHSMGGAIALDFALTYQSCLTGLILVSTGAKLKVDPARLESYRNGEFRAEWARMSYSPAAPPELVEKGVEEAMALDPAVRYADFLACDRFDVMSRLGDIVTPTLVICGLDDLATPVNYSRYLAENIAAAKLLLLPGTAHMAMLEQPQAVNEAICNFLRAL
- a CDS encoding 3-hydroxyacyl-CoA dehydrogenase family protein; this encodes MMGSGIALVFASKGYHVKLYDAMEGALPKALAGIRNNLEMMAKSGIGNLAEMETILGKIHPIMDFELALTDVQFVIECVFEDLELKQQIFRQMDSVCPVETVLATNTSVMSIAEIGAKTRCQERILGAHFWNPPFLVPLVEVIKTENTSDQAMDETVKLLKMVGKHPVRVNKDVPGFVGNRLQHALWREAISIVEKGIADAETVDECIKYGFGMRLPVLGPIETADMVGLDLTLAIHKYILKHLENSPDASPLLEAKVARNELGFKTGQGFQSWTSEETVASKNRLIEHLLKLNKNNT
- a CDS encoding glucose 1-dehydrogenase encodes the protein MRATKGLGDIKGLFDLNGKVAVVTGGSGGFGRAAAIGLAAYGADIVVTSRTLASLEDTALEVEKLGKRAMAVSCDVADEDSVKEMVAKTVAAFGKIDILVAAAGIASRFPAEEFPVAEWQKIMDINVKGTFICCKTVGKKMIEQKTGGKIITVSSIRGLLGHPGGYAGYGTSKGAVHLMTRQLAIEWAKHRINVNSVAPCIFWTPLTKQVLEDEKLYKIFMERIPWGRAAEPEDFIGATVFLASNAAEMVTGHILYVDGGSHAG
- a CDS encoding cupin domain-containing protein; this encodes MKKVELQDVEPYEAPGHSKMVALKLHGREETNCQSFWIGLSHFLPGGGADFAHPPGDKVYFILDGELTVKSEAEEFTLRKWDSIHIAPLEGREIINKTNQPASMLVIYNYPA
- a CDS encoding type II toxin-antitoxin system VapC family toxin, producing the protein MNIVADASAILCAVFPDEASDQAKLLMKDYALGKVDFYGPSLIILELLNSCLIAKRRGRISQENLEKLVEELSGLQIKWVDIENHPLEIFYICSKFNISSYDASYIISAKLMGSELVTADRRLYNSVRNDMPFVRLIDNYQNNNAQ
- a CDS encoding type II toxin-antitoxin system Phd/YefM family antitoxin, with the protein product MLNVNVGDAKKKFLELVRQVEEHQSIVIKKKGEPVAAILPYSEYISLNRIKSYIALQELANTLKDSGITAKEVYTASKAELERSE